Proteins encoded within one genomic window of Heterodontus francisci isolate sHetFra1 unplaced genomic scaffold, sHetFra1.hap1 HAP1_SCAFFOLD_49_1, whole genome shotgun sequence:
- the LOC137359341 gene encoding probable G-protein coupled receptor 139, which translates to MKSCDNDHTSWESVASDRQKLRIAIKVELKTELRILFVLIIFQYIYYPILAIVGVPVNLVTIMILSRGKCGLSECVTRYLVAMAVADLLVVIIDLILRQIPILYREQFLFLQSIDVCNIHAVLLFAATDCSVWFTVSFTFDRFVAICCQKLKSKYCTERTATVVLGTITLLSSLKNITWYFMLTGRYVLFNNPWFCLVMMNVWLSPVWVGIEFLHYIVTPCVPFVVILLLNAFTVRHILVSSRGRKRLRACSNGENPRDPEMESRRKSIILLLVISANFILLWAMFTVSLLALRMLYLGYYSADLPDFVMEMAFMLQLLSCCTNTCIYAVTQAKFRKQLKNMLQYPFTRMNKLIH; encoded by the exons atgaagtcctgtgacaatgacCACACGtcttgggaatcagttgccagtgatcgccagaagttGCGGATTGCCATAAAGGTGGAGCTAAAGActg AACTTCGGATCCTTTTTGTACTAATCAtttttcaatacatttactatccaatcctcgctattgttggtgtccctg ttaacctaGTGACAATTATGATCCTGTCACGGGGCAAGTGTGGTCTCTccgaatgtgtcactcgctacctggtggccatggcagtagcagatctcctggttgttatcatcgacctgatattgaggcagattccaattctttatcgggaacagtttcttTTCTTGCAGTCTATCGACGTTTGCAATATCCACGCCGTTCTGCTGTTTGCAGCcactgactgttctgtctggttcaccgtttcttttaccttcgatcgatttgtggccatttgttgccagaagttgaaaagtAAATATTGTACGGAAAGAACGGCGACGGTAGTCCTGGGAACAATAACTTTGCTGAGCTCTTTGaaaaacatcacctggtattttatgttgaCAGGTCGTTATGTGCTGTTCAACAATCCATGGTTTTGTTTGGTAATGATGAATGTTTGGTTATCTCCGGTCTGGGTAGGAATTGAGTTCCTCCATTACATTGTAACCCCGTGTGTCCCATTTgttgtgattctgctgctcaacgctttcactgtcaggcacattttagtgagcagcagagggcgcaAGAGGCTCCGGGCTTGTAGCAATGGGGAGAATCCCAGGGACCCAGAAATGGAGAGCCGCAGAAAATCCATCATCTTATTGTTAGTTATCTCAGCGAATTTCATACTCTTATGGGCAATGTTTACGGTGAGTCTGCTAGCTCTCCGAATGCTGTATTTGGGGTATTATTCTGCAGATCTACCTGATTTTGTAATGGAAATGGCTTTCATGTTGCAGctactgagttgctgcacaaacacttgtatttatgctgtgacccaggcCAAGTTCAGAAAGCAATTGAAAAATATGCTGCAATATCCCTTTACTCGAATGAATAAATTGATTCATTGA